From Equus przewalskii isolate Varuska chromosome 7, EquPr2, whole genome shotgun sequence, one genomic window encodes:
- the SLC2A11 gene encoding solute carrier family 2, facilitated glucose transporter member 11 isoform X6, whose protein sequence is MRALQRLIQGKVLLLTICAAGIGGTFQFGYNLSIINAPTLHIQDFTNETWWARTGQPLPDHLVLLVWSLIVSLYPLGGLFGALLAGPLAIKLGRKKSLLVNNVFVVAAAILFGFSRRAGSFEMIMLGRLLVGVSAGVSMNVQPMYLGESAPKELRGAVAMTSAIFTALGVVMGQVVGLRELLGGPQAWPLLLASCLVPGLLQLASLPLLPESPRYLLIDCGDTEACLAALQRLRGPADVAGELAELEQERAACRDRRARRPWELFRERALRRQVASLVVLGSAMELCGNDTVYAYASGVFREAGIPEEKVQYAIIGTGSCELLTAFVSCVVIERLGRRVLLMGGYCLMTCWGSVFTVALYLQSSIPWMPYLAMSCIFAFILSFGIGPAGVTGILATELFDQTARPAAYMVSGALMWTMLFLEGLSHFIYVPFLGVCVCGAIYTGFFLPETKGKTFLEISEELHRLNFPRKSPGPTWRDPEVILSTEL, encoded by the exons ATGCGAGCGCTCCAGAGACTG ATTCAGGGCAAGGTCCTGCTCCTGACCATCTGTGCAGCTGGCATTGGTGGGACTTTTCAGTTTGGCTACAACCTCTCCATCATCAATGCCCCAACCTTG CACATTCAGGACTTCACTAATGAGACATGGTGGGCCCGGACTGGCCAGCCGCTGCCCGACCACCTGGTTCTGCTTGTGTGGTCCCTCATCGTGTCCCTGTACCCCCTGGGGGGCCTCTTTGGAGCGCTGCTTGCAGGGCCCCTGGCCATCAAGCTGGGAAG GAAGAAGTCCCTGCTGGTGAATAACGTCTTTGTGGTGGCCGCAGCAATCCTGTTTGGCTTCAGCCGCAGAGCAGGCTCCTTCGAGATGATCATGCTGGGACGGCTGCTCGTAGGAGTCAGTGCAG GTGTGAGCATGAACGTCCAGCCCATGTACCTAGGGGAGAGCGCCCCCAAGGAGCTCCGAGGAGCCGTGGCCATGACCTCAGCCATCTTCACCGCCCTGGGGGTCGTGATGGGCCAGGTGGTCGGACTCAG ggagCTCCTGGGCGGCCCGCAGGCCTGGCCCCTGCTGCTGGCCAGCTGCCTGGTGCCCGGGCTGCTCCAGCTGGCCTCCTTGCCCCTGCTTCCCGAGAGCCCGCGCTACCTCCTCATTGACTGTGGAGACACCGAGGCCTGCCTGGCAG CGCTGCAGCGGCTGCGGGGCCCCGCGGACGTGGCGGGCGAGCTGGCGGAGCTGGAGCAGGAGCGCGCCGCCTGCCGGGACAGGCGCGCGCGGCGCCCGTGGGAGCTGTTCCGGGAGCGCGCCCTGCGGAGGCAGGTGGCGAGCCTGGTGGTGCTGGGCAGCGCCATGGAGCTCTGCGGGAACGACACG GTGTACGCCTACGCCTCCGGCGTGTTCCGGGAGGCGGGGATCCCCGAGGAGAAGGTCCAGTACGCCATCATCGGGACCGGGAGCTGCGAGCTGCTCACCGCCTTTGTCAGC TGTGTGGTCATTGAGAGGCTGGGCCGGCGTGTGCTGCTGATGGGGGGGTACTGCCTGATGACCTGCTGGGGGAGCGTGTTCACAGTGGCCCTGTACCTGCAG AGCTCCATCCCCTGGATGCCCTACCTGGCCATGTCCTGCATCTTTGCCTTCATCCTCAGCTTTGGCATCGGCCCAG CCGGAGTAACAGGGATCCTGGCCACGGAGCTGTTTGACCAGACGGCCCGGCCTGCTGCCTACATGGTCTCCGGGGCGCTCATGTGGACCATGCTCTTCCTG GAGGGCTTGTCCCACTTCATCTATGTGCCTTTCCtcggtgtgtgtgtctgtggggccATCTACACTGGCTTCTTCCTCCCTGAGACCAAAGGCAAGACCTTCCTGGAGATCTCCGAGGAATTACACCGACTCAACTTCCCCAGGAAGAGCCCAGGCCCCACGTGGAGGGACCCGGAGGTCATCCTGTCCACAGAGCTGTAG
- the SLC2A11 gene encoding solute carrier family 2, facilitated glucose transporter member 11 isoform X8: protein MVGPDWPAAARPPGSACVVPHRVPVPPGGPLWSAACRAPGHQAGKKSLLVNNVFVVAAAILFGFSRRAGSFEMIMLGRLLVGVSAGVSMNVQPMYLGESAPKELRGAVAMTSAIFTALGVVMGQVVGLRELLGGPQAWPLLLASCLVPGLLQLASLPLLPESPRYLLIDCGDTEACLAALQRLRGPADVAGELAELEQERAACRDRRARRPWELFRERALRRQVASLVVLGSAMELCGNDTVYAYASGVFREAGIPEEKVQYAIIGTGSCELLTAFVSCVVIERLGRRVLLMGGYCLMTCWGSVFTVALYLQSSIPWMPYLAMSCIFAFILSFGIGPAGVTGILATELFDQTARPAAYMVSGALMWTMLFLVGLGFPFIMEGLSHFIYVPFLGVCVCGAIYTGFFLPETKGKTFLEISEELHRLNFPRKSPGPTWRDPEVILSTEL, encoded by the exons ATGGTGGGCCCGGACTGGCCAGCCGCTGCCCGACCACCTGGTTCTGCTTGTGTGGTCCCTCATCGTGTCCCTGTACCCCCTGGGGGGCCTCTTTGGAGCGCTGCTTGCAGGGCCCCTGGCCATCAAGCTGGGAAG AAGTCCCTGCTGGTGAATAACGTCTTTGTGGTGGCCGCAGCAATCCTGTTTGGCTTCAGCCGCAGAGCAGGCTCCTTCGAGATGATCATGCTGGGACGGCTGCTCGTAGGAGTCAGTGCAG GTGTGAGCATGAACGTCCAGCCCATGTACCTAGGGGAGAGCGCCCCCAAGGAGCTCCGAGGAGCCGTGGCCATGACCTCAGCCATCTTCACCGCCCTGGGGGTCGTGATGGGCCAGGTGGTCGGACTCAG ggagCTCCTGGGCGGCCCGCAGGCCTGGCCCCTGCTGCTGGCCAGCTGCCTGGTGCCCGGGCTGCTCCAGCTGGCCTCCTTGCCCCTGCTTCCCGAGAGCCCGCGCTACCTCCTCATTGACTGTGGAGACACCGAGGCCTGCCTGGCAG CGCTGCAGCGGCTGCGGGGCCCCGCGGACGTGGCGGGCGAGCTGGCGGAGCTGGAGCAGGAGCGCGCCGCCTGCCGGGACAGGCGCGCGCGGCGCCCGTGGGAGCTGTTCCGGGAGCGCGCCCTGCGGAGGCAGGTGGCGAGCCTGGTGGTGCTGGGCAGCGCCATGGAGCTCTGCGGGAACGACACG GTGTACGCCTACGCCTCCGGCGTGTTCCGGGAGGCGGGGATCCCCGAGGAGAAGGTCCAGTACGCCATCATCGGGACCGGGAGCTGCGAGCTGCTCACCGCCTTTGTCAGC TGTGTGGTCATTGAGAGGCTGGGCCGGCGTGTGCTGCTGATGGGGGGGTACTGCCTGATGACCTGCTGGGGGAGCGTGTTCACAGTGGCCCTGTACCTGCAG AGCTCCATCCCCTGGATGCCCTACCTGGCCATGTCCTGCATCTTTGCCTTCATCCTCAGCTTTGGCATCGGCCCAG CCGGAGTAACAGGGATCCTGGCCACGGAGCTGTTTGACCAGACGGCCCGGCCTGCTGCCTACATGGTCTCCGGGGCGCTCATGTGGACCATGCTCTTCCTGGTGGGGCTGGGGTTCCCCTTCATCATG GAGGGCTTGTCCCACTTCATCTATGTGCCTTTCCtcggtgtgtgtgtctgtggggccATCTACACTGGCTTCTTCCTCCCTGAGACCAAAGGCAAGACCTTCCTGGAGATCTCCGAGGAATTACACCGACTCAACTTCCCCAGGAAGAGCCCAGGCCCCACGTGGAGGGACCCGGAGGTCATCCTGTCCACAGAGCTGTAG
- the SLC2A11 gene encoding solute carrier family 2, facilitated glucose transporter member 11 isoform X4, with amino-acid sequence MRALQRLIQGKVLLLTICAAGIGGTFQFGYNLSIINAPTLHIQDFTNETWWARTGQPLPDHLVLLVWSLIVSLYPLGGLFGALLAGPLAIKLGRKKSLLVNNVFVVAAAILFGFSRRAGSFEMIMLGRLLVGVSAGVSMNVQPMYLGESAPKELRGAVAMTSAIFTALGVVMGQVVGLRELLGGPQAWPLLLASCLVPGLLQLASLPLLPESPRYLLIDCGDTEACLAALQRLRGPADVAGELAELEQERAACRDRRARRPWELFRERALRRQVASLVVLGSAMELCGNDTVYAYASGVFREAGIPEEKVQYAIIGTGSCELLTAFVSCVVIERLGRRVLLMGGYCLMTCWGSVFTVALYLQSSIPWMPYLAMSCIFAFILSFGIGPAGVTGILATELFDQTARPAAYMVSGALMWTMLFLVGLGFPFIMEGLSHFIYVPFLGVCVCGAIYTGFFLPETKGKTFLEISEELHRLNFPRKSPGPTWRDPEVILSTEL; translated from the exons ATGCGAGCGCTCCAGAGACTG ATTCAGGGCAAGGTCCTGCTCCTGACCATCTGTGCAGCTGGCATTGGTGGGACTTTTCAGTTTGGCTACAACCTCTCCATCATCAATGCCCCAACCTTG CACATTCAGGACTTCACTAATGAGACATGGTGGGCCCGGACTGGCCAGCCGCTGCCCGACCACCTGGTTCTGCTTGTGTGGTCCCTCATCGTGTCCCTGTACCCCCTGGGGGGCCTCTTTGGAGCGCTGCTTGCAGGGCCCCTGGCCATCAAGCTGGGAAG GAAGAAGTCCCTGCTGGTGAATAACGTCTTTGTGGTGGCCGCAGCAATCCTGTTTGGCTTCAGCCGCAGAGCAGGCTCCTTCGAGATGATCATGCTGGGACGGCTGCTCGTAGGAGTCAGTGCAG GTGTGAGCATGAACGTCCAGCCCATGTACCTAGGGGAGAGCGCCCCCAAGGAGCTCCGAGGAGCCGTGGCCATGACCTCAGCCATCTTCACCGCCCTGGGGGTCGTGATGGGCCAGGTGGTCGGACTCAG ggagCTCCTGGGCGGCCCGCAGGCCTGGCCCCTGCTGCTGGCCAGCTGCCTGGTGCCCGGGCTGCTCCAGCTGGCCTCCTTGCCCCTGCTTCCCGAGAGCCCGCGCTACCTCCTCATTGACTGTGGAGACACCGAGGCCTGCCTGGCAG CGCTGCAGCGGCTGCGGGGCCCCGCGGACGTGGCGGGCGAGCTGGCGGAGCTGGAGCAGGAGCGCGCCGCCTGCCGGGACAGGCGCGCGCGGCGCCCGTGGGAGCTGTTCCGGGAGCGCGCCCTGCGGAGGCAGGTGGCGAGCCTGGTGGTGCTGGGCAGCGCCATGGAGCTCTGCGGGAACGACACG GTGTACGCCTACGCCTCCGGCGTGTTCCGGGAGGCGGGGATCCCCGAGGAGAAGGTCCAGTACGCCATCATCGGGACCGGGAGCTGCGAGCTGCTCACCGCCTTTGTCAGC TGTGTGGTCATTGAGAGGCTGGGCCGGCGTGTGCTGCTGATGGGGGGGTACTGCCTGATGACCTGCTGGGGGAGCGTGTTCACAGTGGCCCTGTACCTGCAG AGCTCCATCCCCTGGATGCCCTACCTGGCCATGTCCTGCATCTTTGCCTTCATCCTCAGCTTTGGCATCGGCCCAG CCGGAGTAACAGGGATCCTGGCCACGGAGCTGTTTGACCAGACGGCCCGGCCTGCTGCCTACATGGTCTCCGGGGCGCTCATGTGGACCATGCTCTTCCTGGTGGGGCTGGGGTTCCCCTTCATCATG GAGGGCTTGTCCCACTTCATCTATGTGCCTTTCCtcggtgtgtgtgtctgtggggccATCTACACTGGCTTCTTCCTCCCTGAGACCAAAGGCAAGACCTTCCTGGAGATCTCCGAGGAATTACACCGACTCAACTTCCCCAGGAAGAGCCCAGGCCCCACGTGGAGGGACCCGGAGGTCATCCTGTCCACAGAGCTGTAG
- the SLC2A11 gene encoding solute carrier family 2, facilitated glucose transporter member 11 isoform X9 → MVGPDWPAAARPPGSACVVPHRVPVPPGGPLWSAACRAPGHQAGKKSLLVNNVFVVAAAILFGFSRRAGSFEMIMLGRLLVGVSAGVSMNVQPMYLGESAPKELRGAVAMTSAIFTALGVVMGQVVGLRELLGGPQAWPLLLASCLVPGLLQLASLPLLPESPRYLLIDCGDTEACLAALQRLRGPADVAGELAELEQERAACRDRRARRPWELFRERALRRQVASLVVLGSAMELCGNDTVYAYASGVFREAGIPEEKVQYAIIGTGSCELLTAFVSCVVIERLGRRVLLMGGYCLMTCWGSVFTVALYLQSSIPWMPYLAMSCIFAFILSFGIGPAGVTGILATELFDQTARPAAYMVSGALMWTMLFLEGLSHFIYVPFLGVCVCGAIYTGFFLPETKGKTFLEISEELHRLNFPRKSPGPTWRDPEVILSTEL, encoded by the exons ATGGTGGGCCCGGACTGGCCAGCCGCTGCCCGACCACCTGGTTCTGCTTGTGTGGTCCCTCATCGTGTCCCTGTACCCCCTGGGGGGCCTCTTTGGAGCGCTGCTTGCAGGGCCCCTGGCCATCAAGCTGGGAAG AAGTCCCTGCTGGTGAATAACGTCTTTGTGGTGGCCGCAGCAATCCTGTTTGGCTTCAGCCGCAGAGCAGGCTCCTTCGAGATGATCATGCTGGGACGGCTGCTCGTAGGAGTCAGTGCAG GTGTGAGCATGAACGTCCAGCCCATGTACCTAGGGGAGAGCGCCCCCAAGGAGCTCCGAGGAGCCGTGGCCATGACCTCAGCCATCTTCACCGCCCTGGGGGTCGTGATGGGCCAGGTGGTCGGACTCAG ggagCTCCTGGGCGGCCCGCAGGCCTGGCCCCTGCTGCTGGCCAGCTGCCTGGTGCCCGGGCTGCTCCAGCTGGCCTCCTTGCCCCTGCTTCCCGAGAGCCCGCGCTACCTCCTCATTGACTGTGGAGACACCGAGGCCTGCCTGGCAG CGCTGCAGCGGCTGCGGGGCCCCGCGGACGTGGCGGGCGAGCTGGCGGAGCTGGAGCAGGAGCGCGCCGCCTGCCGGGACAGGCGCGCGCGGCGCCCGTGGGAGCTGTTCCGGGAGCGCGCCCTGCGGAGGCAGGTGGCGAGCCTGGTGGTGCTGGGCAGCGCCATGGAGCTCTGCGGGAACGACACG GTGTACGCCTACGCCTCCGGCGTGTTCCGGGAGGCGGGGATCCCCGAGGAGAAGGTCCAGTACGCCATCATCGGGACCGGGAGCTGCGAGCTGCTCACCGCCTTTGTCAGC TGTGTGGTCATTGAGAGGCTGGGCCGGCGTGTGCTGCTGATGGGGGGGTACTGCCTGATGACCTGCTGGGGGAGCGTGTTCACAGTGGCCCTGTACCTGCAG AGCTCCATCCCCTGGATGCCCTACCTGGCCATGTCCTGCATCTTTGCCTTCATCCTCAGCTTTGGCATCGGCCCAG CCGGAGTAACAGGGATCCTGGCCACGGAGCTGTTTGACCAGACGGCCCGGCCTGCTGCCTACATGGTCTCCGGGGCGCTCATGTGGACCATGCTCTTCCTG GAGGGCTTGTCCCACTTCATCTATGTGCCTTTCCtcggtgtgtgtgtctgtggggccATCTACACTGGCTTCTTCCTCCCTGAGACCAAAGGCAAGACCTTCCTGGAGATCTCCGAGGAATTACACCGACTCAACTTCCCCAGGAAGAGCCCAGGCCCCACGTGGAGGGACCCGGAGGTCATCCTGTCCACAGAGCTGTAG
- the SLC2A11 gene encoding solute carrier family 2, facilitated glucose transporter member 11 isoform X2, which translates to MSAPPSPQRACAGTCPAMVAAVPLGQGRSSQAALLPNTGEMCTCSMPSCDLERSEVQNLPGLGVSDKGLRTSVNCTGAATLEGFTTASNIQGKVLLLTICAAGIGGTFQFGYNLSIINAPTLHIQDFTNETWWARTGQPLPDHLVLLVWSLIVSLYPLGGLFGALLAGPLAIKLGRKKSLLVNNVFVVAAAILFGFSRRAGSFEMIMLGRLLVGVSAGVSMNVQPMYLGESAPKELRGAVAMTSAIFTALGVVMGQVVGLRELLGGPQAWPLLLASCLVPGLLQLASLPLLPESPRYLLIDCGDTEACLAALQRLRGPADVAGELAELEQERAACRDRRARRPWELFRERALRRQVASLVVLGSAMELCGNDTVYAYASGVFREAGIPEEKVQYAIIGTGSCELLTAFVSCVVIERLGRRVLLMGGYCLMTCWGSVFTVALYLQSSIPWMPYLAMSCIFAFILSFGIGPAGVTGILATELFDQTARPAAYMVSGALMWTMLFLEGLSHFIYVPFLGVCVCGAIYTGFFLPETKGKTFLEISEELHRLNFPRKSPGPTWRDPEVILSTEL; encoded by the exons ATGAGTgcaccaccctccccccagcGCGCATGTGCCGGCACCTGCCCGGCGATGGTGGCCGCGGTTCCCCTGGGGCAGGGCAGAAGCTCACAGGCCGCACTTCTCCCGAATACTGGAGAAATGTGTACGTGCTCGATGCCCTCCTGCGATCTGGAAAGGTCTGAAGTCCAAAACCTGCCCGGCCTAGGCGTTTCAGATAAGGGATTGAGGACCAGCGTGAACTGCACGGGCGCGGCCACTCTGGAAGGCTTCACGACGGCGTCAAAT ATTCAGGGCAAGGTCCTGCTCCTGACCATCTGTGCAGCTGGCATTGGTGGGACTTTTCAGTTTGGCTACAACCTCTCCATCATCAATGCCCCAACCTTG CACATTCAGGACTTCACTAATGAGACATGGTGGGCCCGGACTGGCCAGCCGCTGCCCGACCACCTGGTTCTGCTTGTGTGGTCCCTCATCGTGTCCCTGTACCCCCTGGGGGGCCTCTTTGGAGCGCTGCTTGCAGGGCCCCTGGCCATCAAGCTGGGAAG GAAGAAGTCCCTGCTGGTGAATAACGTCTTTGTGGTGGCCGCAGCAATCCTGTTTGGCTTCAGCCGCAGAGCAGGCTCCTTCGAGATGATCATGCTGGGACGGCTGCTCGTAGGAGTCAGTGCAG GTGTGAGCATGAACGTCCAGCCCATGTACCTAGGGGAGAGCGCCCCCAAGGAGCTCCGAGGAGCCGTGGCCATGACCTCAGCCATCTTCACCGCCCTGGGGGTCGTGATGGGCCAGGTGGTCGGACTCAG ggagCTCCTGGGCGGCCCGCAGGCCTGGCCCCTGCTGCTGGCCAGCTGCCTGGTGCCCGGGCTGCTCCAGCTGGCCTCCTTGCCCCTGCTTCCCGAGAGCCCGCGCTACCTCCTCATTGACTGTGGAGACACCGAGGCCTGCCTGGCAG CGCTGCAGCGGCTGCGGGGCCCCGCGGACGTGGCGGGCGAGCTGGCGGAGCTGGAGCAGGAGCGCGCCGCCTGCCGGGACAGGCGCGCGCGGCGCCCGTGGGAGCTGTTCCGGGAGCGCGCCCTGCGGAGGCAGGTGGCGAGCCTGGTGGTGCTGGGCAGCGCCATGGAGCTCTGCGGGAACGACACG GTGTACGCCTACGCCTCCGGCGTGTTCCGGGAGGCGGGGATCCCCGAGGAGAAGGTCCAGTACGCCATCATCGGGACCGGGAGCTGCGAGCTGCTCACCGCCTTTGTCAGC TGTGTGGTCATTGAGAGGCTGGGCCGGCGTGTGCTGCTGATGGGGGGGTACTGCCTGATGACCTGCTGGGGGAGCGTGTTCACAGTGGCCCTGTACCTGCAG AGCTCCATCCCCTGGATGCCCTACCTGGCCATGTCCTGCATCTTTGCCTTCATCCTCAGCTTTGGCATCGGCCCAG CCGGAGTAACAGGGATCCTGGCCACGGAGCTGTTTGACCAGACGGCCCGGCCTGCTGCCTACATGGTCTCCGGGGCGCTCATGTGGACCATGCTCTTCCTG GAGGGCTTGTCCCACTTCATCTATGTGCCTTTCCtcggtgtgtgtgtctgtggggccATCTACACTGGCTTCTTCCTCCCTGAGACCAAAGGCAAGACCTTCCTGGAGATCTCCGAGGAATTACACCGACTCAACTTCCCCAGGAAGAGCCCAGGCCCCACGTGGAGGGACCCGGAGGTCATCCTGTCCACAGAGCTGTAG
- the SLC2A11 gene encoding solute carrier family 2, facilitated glucose transporter member 11 isoform X7 — protein sequence MSAPPSPQRACAGTCPAMVAAVPLGQGRSSQAALLPNTGEMCTCSMPSCDLERSEVQNLPGLGVSDKGLRTSVNCTGAATLEGFTTASNIQGKVLLLTICAAGIGGTFQFGYNLSIINAPTLHIQDFTNETWWARTGQPLPDHLVLLVWSLIVSLYPLGGLFGALLAGPLAIKLGRKKSLLVNNVFVVAAAILFGFSRRAGSFEMIMLGRLLVGVSAALQRLRGPADVAGELAELEQERAACRDRRARRPWELFRERALRRQVASLVVLGSAMELCGNDTVYAYASGVFREAGIPEEKVQYAIIGTGSCELLTAFVSCVVIERLGRRVLLMGGYCLMTCWGSVFTVALYLQSSIPWMPYLAMSCIFAFILSFGIGPAGVTGILATELFDQTARPAAYMVSGALMWTMLFLVGLGFPFIMEGLSHFIYVPFLGVCVCGAIYTGFFLPETKGKTFLEISEELHRLNFPRKSPGPTWRDPEVILSTEL from the exons ATGAGTgcaccaccctccccccagcGCGCATGTGCCGGCACCTGCCCGGCGATGGTGGCCGCGGTTCCCCTGGGGCAGGGCAGAAGCTCACAGGCCGCACTTCTCCCGAATACTGGAGAAATGTGTACGTGCTCGATGCCCTCCTGCGATCTGGAAAGGTCTGAAGTCCAAAACCTGCCCGGCCTAGGCGTTTCAGATAAGGGATTGAGGACCAGCGTGAACTGCACGGGCGCGGCCACTCTGGAAGGCTTCACGACGGCGTCAAAT ATTCAGGGCAAGGTCCTGCTCCTGACCATCTGTGCAGCTGGCATTGGTGGGACTTTTCAGTTTGGCTACAACCTCTCCATCATCAATGCCCCAACCTTG CACATTCAGGACTTCACTAATGAGACATGGTGGGCCCGGACTGGCCAGCCGCTGCCCGACCACCTGGTTCTGCTTGTGTGGTCCCTCATCGTGTCCCTGTACCCCCTGGGGGGCCTCTTTGGAGCGCTGCTTGCAGGGCCCCTGGCCATCAAGCTGGGAAG GAAGAAGTCCCTGCTGGTGAATAACGTCTTTGTGGTGGCCGCAGCAATCCTGTTTGGCTTCAGCCGCAGAGCAGGCTCCTTCGAGATGATCATGCTGGGACGGCTGCTCGTAGGAGTCAGTGCAG CGCTGCAGCGGCTGCGGGGCCCCGCGGACGTGGCGGGCGAGCTGGCGGAGCTGGAGCAGGAGCGCGCCGCCTGCCGGGACAGGCGCGCGCGGCGCCCGTGGGAGCTGTTCCGGGAGCGCGCCCTGCGGAGGCAGGTGGCGAGCCTGGTGGTGCTGGGCAGCGCCATGGAGCTCTGCGGGAACGACACG GTGTACGCCTACGCCTCCGGCGTGTTCCGGGAGGCGGGGATCCCCGAGGAGAAGGTCCAGTACGCCATCATCGGGACCGGGAGCTGCGAGCTGCTCACCGCCTTTGTCAGC TGTGTGGTCATTGAGAGGCTGGGCCGGCGTGTGCTGCTGATGGGGGGGTACTGCCTGATGACCTGCTGGGGGAGCGTGTTCACAGTGGCCCTGTACCTGCAG AGCTCCATCCCCTGGATGCCCTACCTGGCCATGTCCTGCATCTTTGCCTTCATCCTCAGCTTTGGCATCGGCCCAG CCGGAGTAACAGGGATCCTGGCCACGGAGCTGTTTGACCAGACGGCCCGGCCTGCTGCCTACATGGTCTCCGGGGCGCTCATGTGGACCATGCTCTTCCTGGTGGGGCTGGGGTTCCCCTTCATCATG GAGGGCTTGTCCCACTTCATCTATGTGCCTTTCCtcggtgtgtgtgtctgtggggccATCTACACTGGCTTCTTCCTCCCTGAGACCAAAGGCAAGACCTTCCTGGAGATCTCCGAGGAATTACACCGACTCAACTTCCCCAGGAAGAGCCCAGGCCCCACGTGGAGGGACCCGGAGGTCATCCTGTCCACAGAGCTGTAG
- the SLC2A11 gene encoding solute carrier family 2, facilitated glucose transporter member 11 isoform X1, with amino-acid sequence MSAPPSPQRACAGTCPAMVAAVPLGQGRSSQAALLPNTGEMCTCSMPSCDLERSEVQNLPGLGVSDKGLRTSVNCTGAATLEGFTTASNIQGKVLLLTICAAGIGGTFQFGYNLSIINAPTLHIQDFTNETWWARTGQPLPDHLVLLVWSLIVSLYPLGGLFGALLAGPLAIKLGRKKSLLVNNVFVVAAAILFGFSRRAGSFEMIMLGRLLVGVSAGVSMNVQPMYLGESAPKELRGAVAMTSAIFTALGVVMGQVVGLRELLGGPQAWPLLLASCLVPGLLQLASLPLLPESPRYLLIDCGDTEACLAALQRLRGPADVAGELAELEQERAACRDRRARRPWELFRERALRRQVASLVVLGSAMELCGNDTVYAYASGVFREAGIPEEKVQYAIIGTGSCELLTAFVSCVVIERLGRRVLLMGGYCLMTCWGSVFTVALYLQSSIPWMPYLAMSCIFAFILSFGIGPAGVTGILATELFDQTARPAAYMVSGALMWTMLFLVGLGFPFIMEGLSHFIYVPFLGVCVCGAIYTGFFLPETKGKTFLEISEELHRLNFPRKSPGPTWRDPEVILSTEL; translated from the exons ATGAGTgcaccaccctccccccagcGCGCATGTGCCGGCACCTGCCCGGCGATGGTGGCCGCGGTTCCCCTGGGGCAGGGCAGAAGCTCACAGGCCGCACTTCTCCCGAATACTGGAGAAATGTGTACGTGCTCGATGCCCTCCTGCGATCTGGAAAGGTCTGAAGTCCAAAACCTGCCCGGCCTAGGCGTTTCAGATAAGGGATTGAGGACCAGCGTGAACTGCACGGGCGCGGCCACTCTGGAAGGCTTCACGACGGCGTCAAAT ATTCAGGGCAAGGTCCTGCTCCTGACCATCTGTGCAGCTGGCATTGGTGGGACTTTTCAGTTTGGCTACAACCTCTCCATCATCAATGCCCCAACCTTG CACATTCAGGACTTCACTAATGAGACATGGTGGGCCCGGACTGGCCAGCCGCTGCCCGACCACCTGGTTCTGCTTGTGTGGTCCCTCATCGTGTCCCTGTACCCCCTGGGGGGCCTCTTTGGAGCGCTGCTTGCAGGGCCCCTGGCCATCAAGCTGGGAAG GAAGAAGTCCCTGCTGGTGAATAACGTCTTTGTGGTGGCCGCAGCAATCCTGTTTGGCTTCAGCCGCAGAGCAGGCTCCTTCGAGATGATCATGCTGGGACGGCTGCTCGTAGGAGTCAGTGCAG GTGTGAGCATGAACGTCCAGCCCATGTACCTAGGGGAGAGCGCCCCCAAGGAGCTCCGAGGAGCCGTGGCCATGACCTCAGCCATCTTCACCGCCCTGGGGGTCGTGATGGGCCAGGTGGTCGGACTCAG ggagCTCCTGGGCGGCCCGCAGGCCTGGCCCCTGCTGCTGGCCAGCTGCCTGGTGCCCGGGCTGCTCCAGCTGGCCTCCTTGCCCCTGCTTCCCGAGAGCCCGCGCTACCTCCTCATTGACTGTGGAGACACCGAGGCCTGCCTGGCAG CGCTGCAGCGGCTGCGGGGCCCCGCGGACGTGGCGGGCGAGCTGGCGGAGCTGGAGCAGGAGCGCGCCGCCTGCCGGGACAGGCGCGCGCGGCGCCCGTGGGAGCTGTTCCGGGAGCGCGCCCTGCGGAGGCAGGTGGCGAGCCTGGTGGTGCTGGGCAGCGCCATGGAGCTCTGCGGGAACGACACG GTGTACGCCTACGCCTCCGGCGTGTTCCGGGAGGCGGGGATCCCCGAGGAGAAGGTCCAGTACGCCATCATCGGGACCGGGAGCTGCGAGCTGCTCACCGCCTTTGTCAGC TGTGTGGTCATTGAGAGGCTGGGCCGGCGTGTGCTGCTGATGGGGGGGTACTGCCTGATGACCTGCTGGGGGAGCGTGTTCACAGTGGCCCTGTACCTGCAG AGCTCCATCCCCTGGATGCCCTACCTGGCCATGTCCTGCATCTTTGCCTTCATCCTCAGCTTTGGCATCGGCCCAG CCGGAGTAACAGGGATCCTGGCCACGGAGCTGTTTGACCAGACGGCCCGGCCTGCTGCCTACATGGTCTCCGGGGCGCTCATGTGGACCATGCTCTTCCTGGTGGGGCTGGGGTTCCCCTTCATCATG GAGGGCTTGTCCCACTTCATCTATGTGCCTTTCCtcggtgtgtgtgtctgtggggccATCTACACTGGCTTCTTCCTCCCTGAGACCAAAGGCAAGACCTTCCTGGAGATCTCCGAGGAATTACACCGACTCAACTTCCCCAGGAAGAGCCCAGGCCCCACGTGGAGGGACCCGGAGGTCATCCTGTCCACAGAGCTGTAG